One Aegilops tauschii subsp. strangulata cultivar AL8/78 chromosome 7, Aet v6.0, whole genome shotgun sequence genomic window carries:
- the LOC109783897 gene encoding uncharacterized protein codes for MAVARRTMRLALPVIMAAFLLLAVLGEARPLGGADWAAAGGTALPGASTMAQALRRLFTQRLDGPGASCTTNSPNNRCPP; via the coding sequence ATGGCCGTCGCGAGGAGGACGATGAGGCTCGCCCTGCCGGTGATCATGGCGGCGTTCCTACTTCTGGCGGTGCTCGGCGAGGCGCGGCCGCTGGGCGGCGCCGACTGGGCGGCCGCCGGAGGGACCGCGCTGCCGGGCGCGTCGACCATGGCCCAGGCGCTCCGGCGGCTGTTCACGCAGCGGCTGGACGGGCCGGGCGCCTCCTGCACCACCAACAGCCCGAACAACCGCTGCCCGCCGTAG